One region of Camelina sativa cultivar DH55 chromosome 6, Cs, whole genome shotgun sequence genomic DNA includes:
- the LOC104790370 gene encoding uncharacterized protein At3g27210-like isoform X1: MGSSSSSLNKSPIRADSMVTPESPMTNTNDNVSITTPLSPKKTTFESPRKSTSIPAVSPTTTMNNNNNNQTPVKSRWSFSSSKKSFGSRDETFFDSQPWLQSDSDDDFHSVNGDFTPSRGNTPKGSFSDRPPRFAFHEKKPSRGSSSSAPLPRRKKLGELFRDSIREEREESSEGGGSSSAISTPYLSGANSGEFSNGSVEKEEKKKSNWQHHRCLPGFSSCGGSFMERRKKMSSETPPVVALK; this comes from the exons ATGggttcgtcttcttcctcgctTAACAAGTCTCCGATTAGAGCTGATAGTATGGTAACCCCTGAATCTCCCATGACTAACACAAACGACAACGTTTCCATCACGACTCCTCTTTCTCCCAAGAAAACAACTTTTg AATCGCCGAGGAAGAGTACTTCAATTCCGGCGGTTTCTCCGACGACGAcgatgaataataataataataatcaaactcCGGTCAAATCTCGGTGgtctttttcttcatctaaGAAAAGCTTtg GAAGTAGAGATGAAACCTTTTTCGATTCGCAGCCATGGCTACAATCTGACTCTGACGATGATTTCCACAGCGTAAATGGCg ATTTCACTCCATCGCGTGGAAACACTCCTAAAGGAAGCTTCTCTGATAGGCCACCACGTTTTGCATTCCACGAGAAGAAGCCTTCCCGAGGCTCGTCTTCTTCAGCGCCACTTCCAAGGAGGAAGAAGCTTGGTGAGCTTTTCAGAGATAGTATAAGAGAAGAACGAGAGGAAAGCTCTGAAGGCGGCGGTTCATCATCAGCTATTAGCACTCCTTATCTCTCAGGTGCTAACTCTGGCGAATTCAGCAACGGGTCCGtcgagaaggaagagaagaagaagtctaacTGGCAGCATCATCGTTGTCTTCCTGGTTTCTCTTCGTGTGGTGGAAGTTTCAtggagaggagaaagaagatgagCTCTGAAACTCCTCCGGTTGTTGCTTTGAAATGA
- the LOC104790369 gene encoding mavicyanin-like, which yields MKMQAVLVILVFSGLVSVQTTLAAQHVIGGSQGWEQSVDFDSWSSDQSFKVGDQLVFKYSGLHSVVELGSETAYKSCDLGTPVNSLSSGNDVVKLSKTGTRYFACGTVGHCEQGMKIKVNVVSSDSKSSSSPGSGSDSGSGSGSESGSGHGLRASVGYIFVVGSLVIGLIWAY from the exons ATGAAAATGCAAGCAGTTCTTGTTATCCTGGTTTTCTCCGGTTTAGTATCGGTTCAGACTACGCTAGCAGCGCAACATGTGATCGGAGGTAGCCAAGGCTGGGAACAATCCGTTGATTTTGATTCTTGGTCTTCCGATCAATCTTTCAAAGTCGGCGACCAACTTG TTTTTAAGTATTCAGGACTACACAGCGTTGTGGAGCTAGGAAGCGAAACGGCATACAAGAGTTGTGACCTGGGAACACCAGTCAATTCCTTGAGCTCTGGAAACGACGTCGTTAAGCTTTCTAAAACCGGTACTCGCTATTTCGCTTGTGGAACCGTTGGCCATTGCGAGCAAGGCATGAAGATTAAAGTCAACGTTGTCTCTTCTGACTCAAAATCATCTTCCTCTccgggttcgggttcggattcaGGGTCAGGATCGGGTTCGGAATCTGGTTCGGGTCATGGATTACGTGCTTCCGTTGGATACATTTTCGTTGTTGGATCTTTGGTTATTGGTCTTATTTGGGCTTACTGA
- the LOC104790368 gene encoding uridine kinase-like protein 2, chloroplastic isoform X2, whose translation MIIQQLHDHRIVLVNQDSFYRGLTSEELEHVQEYNFDHPDAFDTEQLLHCVNTLKSGQPYQIPIYDFKTHQRKLDAFRQVNACDVIILEGILVFHDSRVRDLMNMKIFVDTDADVRLARRIRRDTVERGRDVDSVLEQYAKFVKPAFDDFVLPSKKYADVIIPRGGDNHVAVDLIVQHIHTKLGQHDLCKIYPNVFVIESTFQIRGMHTLIREKDISKHDFVFYSDRLIRLVVEHGLGHLPFTEKQVVTPTGSVYSGVDFCKKLCGVSVIRSGESMENALRACCKGIKIGKILIHRDGDNGMQLIYEKLPSDISERHVLLLDPVLGTGNSANQAIELLIQKGVPESHIIFLNLISAPEGIHCVCKRFPKLKIVTSEIDQCLNEEFRVIPGLGEFGDRYFGTDE comes from the exons ATGATAATCCAGCAACTTCATGATCATCGCATTGTTCTAGTTAACCAG GATTCCTTTTACCGTGGTCTGACATCTGAAGAACTGGAGCATGTACAAGAATACAATTTCGATCATCCTG ATGCCTTTGATACTGAGCAGCTTTTGCATTGCGTTAACACACTCAAGAGTGGGCAACCCTATCAGATTCCAATTTACGACTTCAAGACCCACCAACGTAAATTAGATGCGTTCCGTCAG GTCAATGCTTGTGATGTCATTATTTTGGAAGGGATTCTAGTTTTCCATGACTCACGAGTTCGGGACCTGATGAATATGAAAATCTTCGTTGACACAG ATGCTGATGTGAGGCTTGCTCGTAGAATCAGGCGTGACACGGTTGAGAGGGGTAGGGATGTTGATTCTGTGCTTGAACAG TATGCAAAGTTTGTGAAACCCGCGTTTGATGATTTTGTCCTCCCGTCAAAGAAATATGCTGATGTGATCATTCCCCGAGGAGGTGACAATCACGTTGCAGTTGATTTGATTGTGCAACATATCCACACAAAACTTGGGCAACATGATCTCTGCAAAATCTACccaaatgtttttgttatcGAATCAACATTTCAG ATAAGAGGCATGCATACACTTATTCGAGAGAAGGACATATCAAAACATGACTTTGTGTTTTACTCAGATCGCCTCATTCGTTTG GTTGTGGAGCATGGTCTTGGCCATTTGCCATTCACTGAGAAACAAGTGGTTACTCCAACAG GATCTGTGTATAGCGGCGTTGATTTCTGCAAGAAACTTTGTGGGGTCTCAGTCATTAGAAG TGGTGAAAGCATGGAAAACGCATTACGCGCGTGTTGTAAAGGTATTAAGATAGGGAAGATTCTCATTCATCGTGATGGCGACAATGGAATGcag CTTATATACGAGAAGCTTCCAAGTGATATCTCCGAGCGACATGTCCTGCTTCTTGATCCTGTTTTAGGCACAG GTAACTCTGCAAATCAGGCGATAGAACTACTCATACAGAAAGGAGTACCTGAATCCCACATTATATTCCTCAATCTCATCTCA GCTCCAGAGGGAATCCATTGCGTGTGCAAACGCTTTCCAAAGTTGAAGATTGTGACGTCAGAAATAGATCAGTGTCTGAACGAAGAGTTCAGGGTCATACCAGGCTTGGGTGAGTTTGGTGATCGGTACTTTGGAACTGACGAGTAG
- the LOC104790370 gene encoding uncharacterized protein At3g27210-like isoform X2, whose protein sequence is MGSSSSSLNKSPIRADSMVTPESPMTNTNDNVSITTPLSPKKTTFGSRDETFFDSQPWLQSDSDDDFHSVNGDFTPSRGNTPKGSFSDRPPRFAFHEKKPSRGSSSSAPLPRRKKLGELFRDSIREEREESSEGGGSSSAISTPYLSGANSGEFSNGSVEKEEKKKSNWQHHRCLPGFSSCGGSFMERRKKMSSETPPVVALK, encoded by the exons ATGggttcgtcttcttcctcgctTAACAAGTCTCCGATTAGAGCTGATAGTATGGTAACCCCTGAATCTCCCATGACTAACACAAACGACAACGTTTCCATCACGACTCCTCTTTCTCCCAAGAAAACAACTTTTg GAAGTAGAGATGAAACCTTTTTCGATTCGCAGCCATGGCTACAATCTGACTCTGACGATGATTTCCACAGCGTAAATGGCg ATTTCACTCCATCGCGTGGAAACACTCCTAAAGGAAGCTTCTCTGATAGGCCACCACGTTTTGCATTCCACGAGAAGAAGCCTTCCCGAGGCTCGTCTTCTTCAGCGCCACTTCCAAGGAGGAAGAAGCTTGGTGAGCTTTTCAGAGATAGTATAAGAGAAGAACGAGAGGAAAGCTCTGAAGGCGGCGGTTCATCATCAGCTATTAGCACTCCTTATCTCTCAGGTGCTAACTCTGGCGAATTCAGCAACGGGTCCGtcgagaaggaagagaagaagaagtctaacTGGCAGCATCATCGTTGTCTTCCTGGTTTCTCTTCGTGTGGTGGAAGTTTCAtggagaggagaaagaagatgagCTCTGAAACTCCTCCGGTTGTTGCTTTGAAATGA
- the LOC104790368 gene encoding uridine kinase-like protein 2, chloroplastic isoform X1, whose translation MPEDSTSIDYVMEKASGPHFSGLRLDGLLSSPSKSSVSSPSHFRLSNSSFSATDDPAAPHQPFVIGVTGGTASGKTTVCDMIIQQLHDHRIVLVNQDSFYRGLTSEELEHVQEYNFDHPDAFDTEQLLHCVNTLKSGQPYQIPIYDFKTHQRKLDAFRQVNACDVIILEGILVFHDSRVRDLMNMKIFVDTDADVRLARRIRRDTVERGRDVDSVLEQYAKFVKPAFDDFVLPSKKYADVIIPRGGDNHVAVDLIVQHIHTKLGQHDLCKIYPNVFVIESTFQIRGMHTLIREKDISKHDFVFYSDRLIRLVVEHGLGHLPFTEKQVVTPTGSVYSGVDFCKKLCGVSVIRSGESMENALRACCKGIKIGKILIHRDGDNGMQLIYEKLPSDISERHVLLLDPVLGTGNSANQAIELLIQKGVPESHIIFLNLISAPEGIHCVCKRFPKLKIVTSEIDQCLNEEFRVIPGLGEFGDRYFGTDE comes from the exons ATGCCGGAAGATTCAACGTCGATTGACTATGTCATGGAGAAGGCATCGGGGCCTCACTTCTCCGGTCTTCGCCTCGACggtcttctctcttctccgtcGAAATCATCcgtctcttctccttctcactTTCGTTTGAGTAATTCTTCTTTTTCCGCTACCGACGATCCCGCCGCTCCTCATCAGCCCTTCGTTATCG GAGTTACTGGTGGTACCGCTTCTGGTAAGACGACGGTGTGTGACATGATAATCCAGCAACTTCATGATCATCGCATTGTTCTAGTTAACCAG GATTCCTTTTACCGTGGTCTGACATCTGAAGAACTGGAGCATGTACAAGAATACAATTTCGATCATCCTG ATGCCTTTGATACTGAGCAGCTTTTGCATTGCGTTAACACACTCAAGAGTGGGCAACCCTATCAGATTCCAATTTACGACTTCAAGACCCACCAACGTAAATTAGATGCGTTCCGTCAG GTCAATGCTTGTGATGTCATTATTTTGGAAGGGATTCTAGTTTTCCATGACTCACGAGTTCGGGACCTGATGAATATGAAAATCTTCGTTGACACAG ATGCTGATGTGAGGCTTGCTCGTAGAATCAGGCGTGACACGGTTGAGAGGGGTAGGGATGTTGATTCTGTGCTTGAACAG TATGCAAAGTTTGTGAAACCCGCGTTTGATGATTTTGTCCTCCCGTCAAAGAAATATGCTGATGTGATCATTCCCCGAGGAGGTGACAATCACGTTGCAGTTGATTTGATTGTGCAACATATCCACACAAAACTTGGGCAACATGATCTCTGCAAAATCTACccaaatgtttttgttatcGAATCAACATTTCAG ATAAGAGGCATGCATACACTTATTCGAGAGAAGGACATATCAAAACATGACTTTGTGTTTTACTCAGATCGCCTCATTCGTTTG GTTGTGGAGCATGGTCTTGGCCATTTGCCATTCACTGAGAAACAAGTGGTTACTCCAACAG GATCTGTGTATAGCGGCGTTGATTTCTGCAAGAAACTTTGTGGGGTCTCAGTCATTAGAAG TGGTGAAAGCATGGAAAACGCATTACGCGCGTGTTGTAAAGGTATTAAGATAGGGAAGATTCTCATTCATCGTGATGGCGACAATGGAATGcag CTTATATACGAGAAGCTTCCAAGTGATATCTCCGAGCGACATGTCCTGCTTCTTGATCCTGTTTTAGGCACAG GTAACTCTGCAAATCAGGCGATAGAACTACTCATACAGAAAGGAGTACCTGAATCCCACATTATATTCCTCAATCTCATCTCA GCTCCAGAGGGAATCCATTGCGTGTGCAAACGCTTTCCAAAGTTGAAGATTGTGACGTCAGAAATAGATCAGTGTCTGAACGAAGAGTTCAGGGTCATACCAGGCTTGGGTGAGTTTGGTGATCGGTACTTTGGAACTGACGAGTAG